The Candidatus Neomarinimicrobiota bacterium genome window below encodes:
- a CDS encoding HIT domain-containing protein translates to MDRLWAPWRIEYLRAPKEEGCIFCDKPAADDDRKELILYRGEYSFILMNLYPYNNGHLMLAPYVHESDPLNIPVETKSEIMVLADASMEILKSALKAEGFNFGANIGKAGGAGIADHLHYHLVPRWSGDTNFMPVLGHTKIVMEGLSETYDSLRPAFDKIDA, encoded by the coding sequence ATGGATAGACTCTGGGCTCCTTGGCGCATTGAGTACTTAAGGGCTCCCAAAGAAGAGGGGTGTATTTTCTGTGATAAGCCTGCTGCAGACGATGACCGAAAAGAACTTATCCTGTACCGCGGGGAATACAGTTTTATTTTAATGAATCTCTATCCCTACAACAATGGACATCTCATGTTAGCACCTTATGTTCATGAATCCGACCCATTGAATATTCCTGTGGAAACAAAGTCTGAGATAATGGTCCTGGCAGATGCAAGTATGGAGATACTAAAGTCTGCCTTGAAGGCTGAAGGCTTTAATTTTGGGGCGAATATCGGTAAAGCCGGAGGTGCTGGTATAGCGGATCATCTTCATTACCATCTTGTACCGAGGTGGAGCGGCGACACAAACTTTATGCCTGTATTGGGGCATACCAAGATAGTTATGGAAGGTCTCAGTGAAACTTACGACAGTCTAAGGCCAGCTTTCGATAAAATAGATGCTTGA
- a CDS encoding sodium:solute symporter family protein translates to MDLAVGTNLDRFVIVTYFVIVMGFGAYFGKYSKTTSDYFFGGRRFSWWLISISIVATGIGSHSFVKYSTKAYQYGFSSTMTYMNDWFFMPLFMFGWLPIIYYTRVGSIPEYFEKRFNKTARSLAMLMILVYMIGYIAIQFLTLATALYRIYSIPLMVTVVIIAVATTIYMHFGGQTSVIFTDLFQGLILIFAGLLLFFLGLNYLADHTALGGLQAFWQNLTPDQKLPLAHFNRPPDFNFVGIFWQDGIAGSIGFLFLNQGLIMRFMAARSVNEGRKAAAFNVLLVLPISAIVVSNAGWIGRAIANAVPGALPAGMEANDVFVAVTNVVSSPGVFGFIIAALCAALMSTADTLVNASSAIIVNDVYRPLAKKEANDIKELKIARFTSIGVKVIAVILVPFFNSFDSIYEAHGWFHSTFTPPLVVAVFLGIFWKRFTTPAVIATFVLGAALMILGQFFPELVKPFSHGIELRPGRGYYYIGALYNIAVCAGVGVIVSLFTKPEPMEKLKGLTLSDVNSLREIFKGSKPNDRLGEEVTVLWKLIDSDKNIVRFSKHEMDKMAAEVGDLVYVSDSRKWLGGLKSIHSVYGEPHEEQGIIYISKEQLEHGQFVEDKSVTAEKEM, encoded by the coding sequence ATGGATTTGGCAGTCGGCACAAATCTCGACCGTTTCGTTATAGTCACATATTTCGTGATTGTCATGGGTTTCGGTGCCTATTTCGGGAAGTACAGCAAAACTACATCGGACTATTTTTTTGGTGGCAGGCGCTTTTCTTGGTGGCTCATATCAATCTCAATCGTTGCCACAGGGATCGGCTCCCATAGCTTTGTCAAGTATTCCACCAAGGCGTACCAGTACGGTTTCTCATCAACCATGACATACATGAACGACTGGTTCTTCATGCCGCTTTTCATGTTCGGCTGGCTCCCCATCATCTATTACACGCGCGTTGGTTCTATACCAGAATACTTCGAAAAACGATTCAATAAAACAGCAAGATCCCTCGCCATGCTCATGATACTTGTTTACATGATCGGCTACATTGCAATTCAGTTCCTGACGCTGGCAACGGCTCTGTACAGGATTTATAGTATACCACTTATGGTAACCGTGGTGATTATTGCTGTAGCTACCACCATCTATATGCACTTCGGTGGACAAACATCAGTCATCTTCACAGATCTGTTCCAGGGACTCATACTTATCTTTGCCGGACTGTTACTTTTCTTCCTCGGTCTCAACTACCTGGCCGATCACACAGCGTTGGGTGGATTGCAAGCATTCTGGCAAAATCTTACACCTGATCAGAAACTTCCGCTTGCACATTTTAACCGTCCGCCCGATTTTAATTTTGTTGGGATTTTTTGGCAGGATGGTATCGCGGGCTCTATTGGTTTTTTGTTTCTCAATCAAGGATTGATCATGCGTTTCATGGCTGCACGGAGTGTGAACGAAGGTCGAAAGGCTGCAGCCTTTAACGTACTTCTGGTATTACCTATTTCTGCCATTGTTGTTTCAAATGCCGGTTGGATCGGTCGGGCAATTGCCAACGCTGTGCCTGGAGCTCTACCTGCCGGCATGGAGGCGAATGATGTCTTTGTTGCCGTCACAAATGTGGTTTCCAGTCCGGGTGTTTTCGGCTTTATCATTGCTGCTCTATGTGCCGCCCTAATGTCTACCGCTGATACACTGGTGAACGCTTCATCAGCTATTATTGTAAATGACGTCTACCGCCCACTAGCGAAAAAAGAGGCTAATGATATAAAAGAGCTAAAAATTGCCCGTTTCACCTCCATTGGTGTGAAAGTTATAGCGGTGATTTTGGTACCTTTTTTCAATTCATTTGACTCGATCTATGAAGCTCACGGCTGGTTCCACTCAACATTCACACCGCCACTTGTTGTGGCAGTATTCCTTGGGATTTTCTGGAAACGGTTCACCACACCGGCTGTAATTGCCACGTTTGTATTGGGTGCTGCTCTGATGATTCTGGGCCAATTCTTTCCAGAACTAGTTAAACCATTTTCACACGGTATTGAATTGAGACCCGGCCGGGGATATTATTACATAGGTGCACTCTATAATATTGCAGTGTGTGCCGGTGTTGGAGTTATTGTTAGCCTTTTTACTAAGCCTGAACCTATGGAGAAGTTAAAAGGTCTAACGCTATCCGATGTGAATTCGCTGCGGGAGATATTTAAAGGAAGTAAACCGAATGATCGTCTCGGCGAAGAAGTAACAGTACTCTGGAAACTGATTGACAGTGATAAAAATATTGTTCGCTTCTCTAAACATGAGATGGATAAAATGGCTGCGGAGGTTGGTGATCTTGTCTATGTCTCAGACAGCCGTAAATGGCTCGGGGGACTCAAATCCATCCATTCGGTTTATGGTGAACCCCATGAAGAACAGGGTATTATTTACATCTCTAAAGAGCAGCTTGAACATGGACAGTTTGTTGAGGATAAATCAGTCACAGCTGAAAAAGAAATGTAA
- a CDS encoding flavin monoamine oxidase family protein: MSDLTRRDFLRQTILLAAGSAFISCDNDPEEADNDSPGALSGNKPSKQVIIVGAGMSGLVAAYELKRAGHDVTILEARDRIGGRVFTVRSPFSDGHHAEAGAARIPPDHNLTLGYADHFDLKLDPFYPLSGSFVDLADGTRTVIPTSDFLEGRPWPGSVKHKEYVKIRGGSDLLPQSFAESLADKIQLLKPVESIEQNADGVVVKVSGGAQFTADRVLCTVPLPVLNKIDFKPLLSAEKVDATSGGYNYAASTRVFVQFKERFWESEGLNGWGYTDWPEEVWQPTWDRDGPRGIIMSYLRYDRAVELDGMSEDKHVENVLSRWENVFPGVNDHIENGTSHSWALQEWSGGAWASPTAAQYEALQSHIGKAEGRIHFAGEHASDYHGWMQGALVSGLRAAQEIHEYESDSLVV, translated from the coding sequence GTGTCTGATCTAACTCGTCGGGATTTTCTCCGCCAAACTATCCTTCTAGCCGCGGGTTCGGCATTTATTTCTTGTGACAATGATCCGGAAGAAGCAGACAACGACTCTCCTGGAGCTTTGTCAGGCAACAAACCCTCCAAACAAGTCATTATTGTTGGCGCGGGTATGTCTGGGTTGGTTGCGGCTTACGAGTTAAAAAGAGCCGGTCATGATGTAACAATTCTGGAAGCCAGGGACCGTATCGGGGGACGTGTGTTTACTGTACGCTCGCCATTTTCTGATGGACACCATGCTGAGGCCGGCGCCGCCCGAATCCCTCCTGATCATAACCTGACTCTAGGCTATGCTGACCATTTTGACTTAAAACTTGATCCCTTTTATCCCCTATCAGGTTCCTTTGTAGACTTAGCAGATGGGACTCGTACCGTGATTCCTACCAGCGATTTTCTGGAAGGTCGCCCCTGGCCCGGATCGGTTAAACACAAAGAATATGTAAAGATTCGGGGCGGTTCGGATTTGCTTCCTCAGTCTTTCGCTGAATCCCTTGCGGATAAGATCCAACTCTTGAAACCTGTTGAATCCATAGAGCAAAACGCCGATGGTGTGGTAGTAAAAGTTTCAGGTGGAGCCCAGTTTACCGCTGACAGAGTGCTGTGTACTGTCCCTTTGCCTGTGCTCAATAAAATCGATTTCAAACCATTACTTTCTGCTGAAAAAGTAGATGCTACGAGTGGTGGCTATAATTATGCTGCCTCTACCAGGGTTTTTGTTCAGTTCAAGGAAAGATTTTGGGAAAGCGAAGGTCTCAATGGATGGGGCTATACGGACTGGCCCGAGGAGGTCTGGCAACCGACCTGGGACCGGGATGGGCCCCGAGGAATCATTATGTCCTATTTAAGATACGATAGAGCTGTTGAACTAGATGGGATGAGTGAAGACAAACATGTTGAGAACGTGTTGAGCAGGTGGGAAAATGTCTTTCCTGGTGTGAATGATCACATTGAAAATGGTACTTCACACTCTTGGGCACTGCAGGAGTGGTCTGGTGGTGCTTGGGCATCCCCAACTGCTGCTCAATATGAAGCTTTACAGTCACACATTGGCAAGGCTGAAGGTAGAATCCACTTTGCAGGTGAACATGCATCGGATTATCATGGCTGGATGCAGGGAGCACTGGTTTCTGGGCTGAGGGCGGCTCAGGAAATCCATGAGTATGAGTCGGATTCATTAGTTGTATAA
- a CDS encoding IscS subfamily cysteine desulfurase, which produces MKRKIYLDNNATTPIDPAVLKAMMPYFTEKFGNAASRNHPFGWEAEEAVEKARKIVAEDLKCRPREIVFTSGATESINLAIKGYCHRNSEKGKHIVTQVIEHKAVLDTCKEMENRGWTVTYLPVDKNGLIDLAELNEVIHDDTILVTIMHANNEIGVVNDIARIGEICRKRDIRFMVDAAQSFGKLPIDVEAMNIDILAASGHKIYGPKGVGFLYVRQRNPKVELKLQMDGGGHERGMRSGTLPVPLIIGLAEAAKLCADNRFEESTRLKSMRDKLVKKVTSDLPDTIINGSLEHRLPQNINFSFPHVEGEALLMKLESIACSSGSACTSATLQPSYVMKALGHSEELAHSSIRIAFGRMNKEDDVEIAAKEIIDAVMTLREKSPFHHIAKSQPA; this is translated from the coding sequence ATGAAGCGGAAGATTTACCTCGATAACAACGCCACAACGCCCATAGACCCGGCCGTGCTTAAGGCGATGATGCCTTACTTTACCGAGAAGTTCGGGAACGCTGCTAGCAGGAACCACCCTTTTGGTTGGGAAGCGGAAGAAGCTGTTGAAAAAGCTCGCAAGATCGTTGCCGAAGATTTGAAATGTCGCCCACGGGAAATTGTATTTACCAGCGGCGCTACGGAATCGATCAATCTTGCCATTAAAGGGTATTGCCATCGAAACAGTGAAAAAGGGAAACATATTGTAACGCAGGTAATCGAGCACAAAGCTGTACTCGATACTTGCAAAGAGATGGAAAATCGGGGTTGGACAGTGACTTATCTACCGGTAGACAAAAATGGTTTGATCGATCTGGCTGAATTGAACGAGGTTATCCATGACGACACCATTCTTGTGACAATTATGCATGCGAATAATGAGATCGGGGTCGTGAATGATATAGCCAGGATCGGAGAGATATGTCGGAAACGGGATATCCGTTTCATGGTGGATGCGGCTCAGTCGTTTGGCAAGTTGCCCATTGATGTTGAGGCAATGAATATTGATATACTTGCTGCCTCTGGACACAAAATTTACGGACCAAAGGGGGTCGGTTTTCTTTATGTCCGTCAACGAAATCCGAAGGTGGAACTAAAACTCCAGATGGATGGCGGCGGTCACGAACGGGGCATGCGCTCAGGAACTCTCCCTGTGCCCCTTATTATTGGGCTTGCTGAGGCTGCCAAACTTTGCGCTGATAACAGATTTGAAGAGTCAACACGACTTAAGTCAATGCGTGATAAATTGGTAAAGAAAGTGACTTCTGATCTGCCGGACACAATTATCAACGGCAGTCTGGAACATCGACTGCCCCAGAATATCAATTTTTCTTTTCCCCACGTGGAAGGCGAGGCACTCCTCATGAAGTTGGAATCCATAGCCTGCTCATCGGGCTCGGCCTGTACCAGTGCAACACTTCAACCTAGTTACGTCATGAAAGCTCTGGGGCACAGTGAAGAACTGGCTCATTCATCTATACGCATCGCCTTCGGCCGCATGAATAAGGAAGACGATGTGGAAATCGCAGCTAAAGAAATCATTGATGCGGTGATGACCTTGAGAGAAAAATCACCCTTTCATCATATAGCAAAGTCACAGCCGGCCTGA
- the moaA gene encoding GTP 3',8-cyclase MoaA codes for MTDLSRTLRRDTSVAIRSDAGTVLLETTGSAPDPVIWRDKLGRGHLLNSRTETVDISSASLARHGELIVDQFGRTFDYVRIAVNERCNLRCVYCMPEEGVDFLPQKDLLTTDEINRLISILVESGVKKIRFTGGEPLLHKDIVSLVGFAANAGVKSVHLTTNGLLLEKVAKPLLDAGLTGINISLDTLDHQKFVEITRREGVEKVIDALNLALSLEFRSVKINVVFMRDFNHREIGDFIELTREKPLTVRFIELMPFDAHQIWKTGKFFGAELIEKEIRRLHPGIEPDSGTATEHSLFKVPGYAGKVGIIPAFTRSFCGECNRIRVTADGKIRNCLYSDDEFDLKGLIRNGANDVEIGKVIRRAMWMKPEDGWVAQRQEDHGRESMTKIGG; via the coding sequence CTGACTGACCTAAGTCGAACCCTTCGCAGGGATACTTCAGTAGCGATAAGGTCTGATGCCGGTACTGTTCTGTTGGAAACGACAGGATCAGCTCCCGATCCCGTTATTTGGCGGGATAAACTTGGAAGGGGACACCTATTGAATAGTCGAACGGAAACAGTAGATATATCATCCGCATCGCTTGCTAGACATGGCGAATTGATTGTCGATCAGTTCGGACGCACGTTTGACTATGTCCGTATCGCGGTAAACGAACGATGTAATCTTCGGTGTGTTTACTGCATGCCTGAGGAAGGTGTCGATTTTCTTCCCCAAAAAGATCTCCTCACAACAGATGAAATCAATCGATTAATATCCATCCTGGTCGAAAGTGGGGTAAAAAAAATCCGATTTACGGGGGGTGAACCCCTTCTCCATAAAGATATTGTTTCTCTTGTGGGTTTTGCAGCAAATGCGGGGGTCAAATCAGTCCATCTTACCACAAACGGCTTGTTGCTGGAAAAAGTGGCAAAACCTCTTCTGGATGCGGGACTAACGGGCATCAACATCAGCCTGGATACTCTAGATCATCAAAAATTTGTAGAGATTACCCGACGAGAAGGGGTGGAGAAAGTAATAGATGCGCTAAACCTTGCCCTCTCTTTGGAATTTCGATCCGTGAAAATAAATGTTGTGTTCATGCGGGATTTTAACCACAGGGAGATCGGAGACTTTATTGAACTGACACGGGAAAAACCTCTGACAGTTCGATTCATCGAATTGATGCCCTTTGACGCTCACCAGATCTGGAAGACGGGAAAATTTTTCGGTGCTGAGCTTATCGAAAAAGAAATTCGCCGTCTCCATCCAGGAATTGAACCCGATTCCGGTACAGCCACGGAACACAGTTTATTCAAAGTGCCCGGTTATGCCGGTAAAGTGGGAATTATCCCCGCCTTTACCCGCAGCTTTTGCGGTGAGTGCAACCGTATTCGGGTTACAGCCGATGGGAAGATCAGGAACTGTCTCTACTCAGATGATGAATTTGATCTGAAGGGACTTATTCGGAACGGTGCTAACGACGTGGAGATTGGTAAGGTGATCCGTCGTGCCATGTGGATGAAGCCGGAAGACGGGTGGGTAGCCCAAAGACAGGAAGACCACGGCAGGGAAAGTATGACAAAGATCGGAGGATGA
- a CDS encoding bifunctional molybdenum cofactor biosynthesis protein MoaC/MoaB yields the protein MIKFSHLDEKGDVEMVDVTDKPATERTARAEGKISMKKETLALLLENELPKGNVLTTAKIAGIQAAKKTSDLIPLCHPLNVSWVNIEFEPEGDHILIKAVAKTKEATGIEMEVLTAVSVAALTIYDMCKAVDKTMVISDVHLLEKKGGKSEHRTDYSVKTAVLVLSQSVHEGKSEDTSGKILEQGLSKNGCKIDHTEVIPDDSEQLKTVMNDLISKNFELVVTSGGTGVGPYDITIDIIEPMLSQRLPGVEQALHSYGRSKTPTAMLSRLLAGRIGNTFVICLPGSPGASKDALTVLIPDFLHVFPMIEGKRH from the coding sequence TTGATCAAATTTTCTCATTTAGATGAAAAAGGCGATGTGGAAATGGTGGATGTTACTGATAAGCCAGCTACCGAGAGAACAGCCAGAGCTGAAGGCAAAATCAGCATGAAAAAAGAGACTCTGGCGTTGCTTCTTGAAAATGAACTTCCCAAAGGCAATGTTCTGACCACCGCCAAAATCGCCGGTATCCAGGCGGCGAAAAAAACATCCGATCTTATCCCTTTATGTCATCCCTTGAATGTTTCCTGGGTTAATATTGAGTTTGAGCCTGAGGGGGACCATATTCTCATTAAAGCAGTAGCAAAAACAAAAGAAGCAACAGGAATTGAGATGGAGGTGCTTACAGCGGTTAGTGTAGCAGCACTCACCATTTACGATATGTGCAAGGCTGTGGATAAGACCATGGTCATTTCGGACGTTCATCTGTTGGAGAAAAAGGGCGGCAAAAGTGAACATCGAACCGATTACTCTGTCAAAACGGCCGTTCTGGTTCTCTCCCAGTCGGTCCATGAAGGAAAAAGTGAGGATACCTCCGGTAAAATATTGGAACAAGGGCTGTCCAAAAACGGATGCAAAATTGACCACACCGAGGTGATTCCCGACGACAGCGAGCAGTTAAAGACAGTTATGAATGATCTCATTTCAAAGAATTTTGAACTTGTGGTCACCTCCGGCGGAACCGGGGTAGGGCCCTATGATATTACCATCGACATCATAGAGCCGATGCTCTCGCAGCGACTGCCCGGTGTTGAACAGGCTCTTCACAGCTACGGCCGATCTAAAACACCGACAGCCATGCTTTCCAGGCTTCTGGCCGGCCGGATTGGTAACACCTTTGTCATTTGTTTGCCGGGCAGTCCCGGTGCGTCGAAGGATGCACTTACAGTACTCATTCCGGATTTCCTTCATGTGTTCCCAATGATAGAGGGAAAACGACACTAA
- a CDS encoding sulfite exporter TauE/SafE family protein: protein MEFQIGLLFSLAVIAALYGSVGHGGASGYLAVLSLSIFASYGAVWLKPHALVLNLVVVSLGLYHYGRQGYFNMKLILPFVLTSIPFAYLGAYLPIINWLFDTLLSLTLLWAAWRLMMSVKSNSQVQKSPSMVVSLGVGAGLGFLSGLVGVGGGIFLSPLIILKGWATAKETAAVSAFFILVNSLAGLTGAFISDQVQLDGDLIIQFAVAVLIGGFLGTRFGANHASDQMIRRLLVVVLVVAALRRVLGLVGLWP from the coding sequence ATGGAATTCCAGATCGGACTTCTCTTTTCACTGGCGGTTATTGCTGCACTGTACGGTTCTGTGGGTCACGGCGGTGCTTCAGGATATCTGGCTGTCCTATCTCTGTCAATTTTTGCGTCTTACGGTGCGGTCTGGTTGAAACCTCACGCTCTCGTCCTCAACCTTGTGGTTGTTTCCTTGGGGCTTTATCACTACGGCCGGCAAGGATATTTCAATATGAAGCTGATACTGCCGTTTGTCTTGACGTCTATACCGTTCGCATACCTGGGGGCTTACCTCCCGATTATCAATTGGCTTTTTGACACGCTTCTTTCTCTAACCCTTTTGTGGGCTGCCTGGCGACTTATGATGTCAGTCAAGAGCAATAGTCAAGTTCAGAAATCACCGTCGATGGTTGTCAGCCTTGGTGTTGGGGCGGGGCTTGGATTTTTGTCGGGACTTGTTGGTGTGGGAGGCGGTATTTTTCTTTCCCCCCTTATTATCCTCAAAGGTTGGGCTACAGCTAAAGAGACTGCTGCTGTGAGTGCTTTCTTTATTCTTGTCAATTCTCTGGCGGGCTTGACGGGTGCTTTTATATCAGACCAAGTCCAATTGGATGGTGATTTGATCATCCAGTTTGCTGTGGCTGTTCTTATTGGTGGATTCTTGGGTACTCGCTTTGGTGCCAACCATGCTTCAGACCAGATGATTCGCCGTCTTTTGGTAGTGGTCCTTGTGGTTGCCGCCCTCCGCCGAGTGTTGGGTCTTGTTGGGCTGTGGCCATGA
- a CDS encoding molybdopterin molybdotransferase MoeA: MISVAEAHKIIQDRIRRPEIETVKVNDATGRVLAREIVATFPQPRFDNTAMDGFAVRARDTIGASADLPVTLSMKGVIPAGSSADTVIGKGECCQIMTGAPIPEGADAVVVVEESSGFSNNRCVEVFREATDGENIRYGGEEIAEGETLIRPGNRLGAGEIGVAATFGFGELEVYRRPNISLFATGDELIEPGEELKPGQIYNSNLHVFAELSERVGTLVAMQRVLKDSRESLKDFLSEAMEKSNLIVSSGGVSMGKHDYVRDVFLELGVKEYFWKVAQKPGRPFFFGESEETLIFGLPGNPVSSFVCFMEYVWPTCERFMGLIPINKVTARLVESFPRETEKRRYLLGHVEMDGREMVAKPSGKYGSHMFTSALMANAILESPRGEGPLKSGQEITARLLPWSELQ; this comes from the coding sequence ATGATATCAGTCGCTGAAGCTCACAAGATTATTCAAGACCGGATTCGGAGGCCGGAAATCGAGACTGTTAAGGTTAATGATGCTACAGGGAGAGTTCTTGCTCGTGAGATAGTGGCCACCTTCCCTCAACCCCGTTTCGACAACACCGCCATGGACGGTTTTGCTGTCCGCGCGAGAGACACGATAGGCGCATCAGCTGATTTGCCAGTCACACTTTCAATGAAAGGTGTTATTCCTGCCGGTAGTTCAGCCGACACCGTCATCGGCAAGGGTGAATGTTGCCAGATTATGACAGGAGCTCCCATTCCCGAAGGGGCAGACGCTGTTGTGGTGGTGGAAGAGAGCAGCGGGTTTAGCAATAACCGTTGTGTTGAGGTTTTCCGGGAGGCGACGGATGGTGAAAATATTCGCTATGGTGGAGAAGAAATTGCTGAAGGAGAGACACTTATTCGCCCCGGTAACCGTCTGGGTGCCGGCGAGATCGGTGTTGCTGCTACTTTCGGTTTCGGGGAGCTGGAAGTTTACCGTCGACCTAACATTTCCTTATTTGCTACAGGAGATGAGTTGATTGAACCGGGGGAAGAATTGAAACCGGGCCAGATTTACAATTCCAATCTTCACGTCTTCGCCGAACTTTCAGAACGTGTTGGCACTCTGGTAGCCATGCAGCGTGTGTTGAAAGACAGCCGCGAGTCACTGAAGGATTTCCTGTCGGAAGCCATGGAAAAAAGTAACCTCATAGTCTCCTCCGGTGGTGTTTCCATGGGGAAACACGATTATGTCCGGGATGTTTTCCTAGAGTTGGGCGTGAAGGAATATTTCTGGAAAGTGGCACAAAAACCGGGACGCCCCTTTTTTTTCGGAGAATCAGAAGAGACACTGATATTTGGACTGCCGGGCAATCCCGTTTCCTCCTTTGTCTGTTTTATGGAATATGTGTGGCCCACCTGTGAAAGGTTTATGGGTTTAATACCAATAAATAAAGTAACTGCCCGACTCGTTGAGTCTTTCCCACGGGAAACAGAGAAACGGCGCTACCTTTTAGGGCATGTTGAAATGGACGGCCGGGAGATGGTGGCAAAACCGTCCGGCAAGTACGGTTCCCATATGTTTACCTCTGCTCTTATGGCCAACGCTATTCTGGAATCACCCCGAGGAGAAGGTCCTCTCAAATCCGGTCAAGAAATTACAGCCCGGCTCCTTCCATGGAGCGAATTACAATGA
- a CDS encoding MoaD/ThiS family protein: MSLQVTVRCFSHVREALGKETVNLELEDDADTSTVENKIREMAGDNLHGITLRVAVNKKYMPEPIALKNGDEVALIPPVQGG, from the coding sequence ATGAGTCTACAGGTGACCGTTCGCTGCTTCTCTCATGTTCGTGAGGCGTTGGGAAAAGAAACTGTAAATCTGGAGTTGGAAGACGACGCTGATACATCCACCGTTGAAAATAAAATTCGCGAAATGGCCGGGGACAACCTTCATGGAATAACTCTGAGAGTAGCAGTCAACAAAAAATATATGCCTGAACCTATTGCCCTGAAAAACGGTGATGAGGTGGCACTGATTCCTCCAGTCCAAGGGGGATAA
- a CDS encoding molybdenum cofactor biosynthesis protein MoaE, whose protein sequence is MIKTEIVQGKIDPFPSENNHTSEGAEVVFNGRVRKTEHGKPIIALEYEQYEGMAGEELEALAKETVEKFPIHDLLCRHREGEVPVGESSLHISIWAPHRKESLDALSWFISELKKRVPIWKWAVYPDGTKEATSHEC, encoded by the coding sequence ATGATTAAGACAGAAATCGTTCAGGGAAAAATCGATCCGTTCCCTAGTGAAAACAATCATACCAGTGAAGGAGCTGAGGTTGTATTCAATGGTCGGGTGAGAAAGACAGAGCACGGCAAACCCATCATCGCACTGGAATATGAACAGTACGAGGGAATGGCCGGTGAGGAACTGGAAGCTTTGGCCAAAGAAACGGTGGAGAAATTCCCCATTCACGATCTGCTTTGCCGCCATAGGGAGGGTGAAGTGCCCGTAGGAGAATCCTCTCTGCATATATCTATCTGGGCTCCCCACCGAAAAGAATCGCTGGATGCACTCTCCTGGTTTATTTCGGAACTGAAGAAACGGGTACCCATCTGGAAGTGGGCTGTCTATCCTGATGGGACAAAAGAGGCCACCAGTCATGAATGCTGA